The genomic stretch AACAAGCCACATGCTTAAGCAACAGCACACCTGTTGATTTAGAACGTTTCTGGTTCGGAGGGTTTTATCTTCTGAGATTCGTTATGTAATGTTGTATCGCCAAGCCTTCAGCACATAGGGTTTGTAGGGTTTATCTTGAAACAGTTTCAGCTCAGAAATTGCTTGTAAATTTCACAAGTAGTTACAAAGACATGGAAAATAACTGAACTTTTACACCTTGAGAGCAACACCCCAAACAGTTTTATCTTGAAATCTTGGTGGAGGTTGTTATGGTGGCCTTTACATAGTTTTCTAAGACAGACAATTGGCAGCCGACGTCTTGACATTCATTACTTAGCGCTTTTCATCAGCTGGAGGGAAAGACCTCGTGAAGACACACCCCTACTGTAAACTACATTGACATAGCTGTGCTGACAGTTCAGGTTCAGTTGCTCTGGTGTGTGTCATACGAAGCCACACCTTTCACTGGTCTTGCCTTCCCTACCCAGGTCAAATATGTAAGAGGGGAAGAGCAGTAAACTCTATGTTATTCTCACCTAATCACATCTCTATCACATCCCGCGCACCTGAAATACCAAGGTATGACTGTTCTCTTCCCACATAGAAATTTATCTGTATGTGTGTCTCTCAAATCTGTTCTAGCTGCTATTTTCATGGTTAATATGTTTAGCTTGTTTGTGGAATCAAAGGGTTTTTAGATTAGTGGTCATATCTAAAGCATGTTTTGTCTTGTGATATGGATGTATTGTAAAACTGTAGCAAATTAAACATTATGTTTAGTAGTAGTTACACAGTGCATGTTAGAACAGTTTACATTGTCAAGGTGAGACTGAAGGacatttactgttgttttttcacAAATATAATTAGAATTGTGCTTCTATATGTAAAGTGGGACAGTGGTTTTCTTTTCAAATCAAAATCGAAATACATAAGTTTCTCCGTCTAGTAGTTTCTGGACTGTTATTTTTGgcaatgatttgcaaaccccaCAAGCGGTGATTCcgatttgtaattgtttttatggATGAGTAGTTAGTTGATGTATAATGTGTCTTTGGACTTTTAAATACACTCCAAGATTTCTTGTTAAAATTGCTATGATGTATATTTCTATGATGcgttaatttaaaacatatttaaatcgTTTGTATAAAAACTGCTTATGGTAGCCTAGCCTAGTCTCTCTAAAAGGAAGTCATAAAAACAGCATgcatattaattaaaaccatatagtaaaatattgttttaaatgagtttagcaTGTAAGCTTTCCTACAGTTATTTCATGTCAGCTATCCAAATGTGAAGATCAGCAAaagaaagtttattttttattatatgttttaccattttaaccTATGCTACAAGAAATCCAGTGAAACCTCCCATGTTGCTGTGTGATGTTCAGTGCATGTGACGTTCCTCTCCAAGCATGAGAATGTTGCTATGGTTTCGGTGGCAGGTGTTTGAACAGGGTGTGTCTGTGCAGGGATCAGGACAAACTAGTTTTGGGTGTATCTAGGAAAGTATGAAGTGAAAGGCACTACATCAAACAGCACTACGAATGGAATGTTTTAACCGTGATTTGTGAAATTTCATGCACTTGATGCTTCATTGACACTCAATGTATTGTCTAGTGGCACCATCTTCTGGATAGCAGCTTTGTTAGAAATGACTTCATACTGTATCTGCAAATGTAATAATGTGTATCATTTCCATCTTATAGCATACACCATGTCTTTCACCCCAAAGGGATACAGTAAACCCCAAACAGGTGAGAAAACTCATATGACACTGTTCTTGTACTATATAATAAGTACTTCCATAATCAAATCATAcctattatgtttattaaaaacagttacaaGCACTAAATCCACTAAACCAGTGGATGATGGCAAAAAGAAAGCCCTGCTGAAGGACAATAGCTGGATTAGGACAAATACGAATGAGGACGAGAAAGTCGAGTAAGTTTTCGACACACTCATCAATTAACAACAAACCAGACAGACGCAACTTGTTTAACATCACGCCTCTGTACTATTTATGTCAGCAGGATTTATGTGTGTCTGACAGAGTAAGCAACCGACAAGCCTAATTTATGTTTCCCCATTTTTCAACAGACGTGATACGAACTTCGGCAAAGCTGTTCTGAGTCGTTACAGGTCCAACGAAAATCTTGTCAGGTAGTTGTTCTCGTCAAAacacttttgtttgtttatctcaCATGTtgcaattaaaaattgtaatatgaaATCCTTATGTTCTTTTTCTCATGAAGCCCTCAAGATAAAACTAGCAAAACTGAGAGCAAAACCACCACTGTAACCACTTCAGGTACCTCTGTCCAAGCGCTCAGTAAAAGGtaatacattaaatgttttaccaTGGTTTACAAACATCAGATTACACAGTACATAACATTGTGTACACTAGTATGGACGCCAGTTTctaccacaaaaaaataaaataaataataataataatttataattatgacctaaaaattgtaattataagataaaaacaattaaattatgaGATGCATAATTATGAGAGTCATGATTATGAGATAAAACGTCAAAACTATGACAGAATTATAGCAAAGTTGAAATTCTGGAATTAGTTGAGAATTTTGATACACAGTTGAAATTGAAATTATGtcagtcataaaaaatgttgaaataatgacataaaaagtcaaaactatgagataaaaagtcagtattATGACAGAAGTTGGATTATGTTATAATtgtgacaaaaatgtcaaaatgatcgcataaaagtcatatttatctgaaatttaaaaaaagtctaaattagtCAAGAATTTTGATACAAAGTTATGTCAGTCAtaacaaaatgttgaaatgatgacataattgacaaaaatgttaaaatgatcgCATAAAAGTCATTATTGTCAGAAAGtctaaaaaagtcaaaattagtcAGGAATTGAAACTGAAGTTATGTCAGGCATAAAATATGTTGAAATactgacataaaaagtcaaaactgtgagatgaGAGTCATAGTTATGATAAACTCATATAACACAATTTCTCATACTTGACATGCATGATACATTATGAAATGCatgattatgagataaaaatcaAGATTAAGATGCTAAGTCATGattatgaggaaaaagtcaTCATTATTGACACAAGgtaaattgttataattatgaCAAACTTTTGAAATGATGACAAGTAATAATTGAGATAGTCAAAATTAGTTGAGACTTTTGATACAAAGTTGAAATTATATCAGTTATGTCAGTCataaataatgctgaaataaGTCAAAAcgttgagataaaaagtcaatatCATGTTGATATAAATGTTGATATGACGACATAAAAGTCGTAGTtgagatacaaagtcaaaattagtcGAGAATTTTGATACacatttgaaattgaaattgtcagtcttaaattaaatgttgaaatgatgacacaaaaagtcaaaactatgagataaaaagtcaacaTTATGACAGAAGTTGGCTTgttataattatgacattaaaatgttgaaatgatcACATAAAAGTCAACATTATGACAGAAGTTGGTTtgttataattatgacataaaatgttGACATGATGATGACCTAAAGTAATAATGGAgatacaaagtcaaaattagtcCAGAATTTTCATACAaagttgaaattaaaattatgtcagtccttaaaaaaacacaaagacataAAAGGTCAATATTATGACAGAAGTTGTATTATGTTAtaattataacataaaaatgttgaaatgatcacataaaagtcataattgagaTAAAGTCGAAATTAGCTGAGATTTTTGATACAAAGTTGAAATTGAAATTATGTCAGTCATAAAATATGttgaaatgacataaaaagtcaaaactatgagataaaaagtcatagttGTGAAAAAATTAGCACAATTTCTACTTTTTAACTCAGATTTGTGGTTTAGTATAAATTGTGATTTTGACTCCCACAATTTCTACTTTTTGTCTCATAACAATTCCATAATATTGAGACTGTGTGTCAAAATGGTGACTTTTGTCATAATTAAGATTTCTGATGTGGAGGAAATGGGTTCTTTGAAGCAAGTTTATGTGATAAAGTCAAAACAAATGGTCTCACATGATTGTTTTCAATGTGTAGATTTGGTGGCAGCCAGGACAAACTGAATGAAACCAGGTAAAATATACTCACTCTTTTCTAGCACTGAAAAAGCACAAcgtttattgtttaaatttgtcTCATTTAGGAAAACCTTAGTATTATACAGCACAATAATACTTAATCTGTTGAAGAACGTAGACTTAGATTTACAATACAATTAGTCAGCAACGTTTGCTGTGTTTAAAACCTGTTTGTGAAAGTTAGCAGAAGCCAAAAATGATGggaatttaaaacatgttaaacacTCAATTATCTTCCCGACCCAACCCTACAGAACCACAGGAATTAAAACAAGCGTGAAAGCGGAGCCCAGGAAAAGGTAACACCCCTGAGACACACCTGCATAAATGACTGATGAATGACTGACTGACTTAATGCATGATTGAGAACTAGCTTCTTACAAAACTAATGATTGCTCTTTCAGCTCTACTACtaccacaacaacaacagtcaAAGATGGTGCAAAGATAACCGAGACAACAGTGACCACTACCAAGTAAGATGCTGAAAGAACATCATATTAATATAACTATTTCACACCACATTCATCTCAGCTTGCAATCACAGAACATGTCAGTTCATACACGCACTATAAATCCAAAGTTCTGTCATAAAACTCAAGATGGTGCGGATGGTTCTAGATGGTTCTAACTCAGTCTGACACAATGACATCATTATTCACATGGCACAGtcaatgagctgctgctcaacattcaaatactcGGCTAGTGCTTGCTAGTGCAGTTGCAGCacacttcagaaaccctccaccttccccagctccacctgtatagatatGCTACAGGGTGATTCATGTATGGTATATATGGAGGCTATttcagtatttcttacatgctcacagaaGCTCTGccgcagcagcgtagcagatctattccaccaagaccagACACATTAACTTCGCCATTTATATTAATTACCATGCTAAACTctcagagagttgtcatgataatAACGGTGTTGTCTACTTGTCCTCAGGCAGGAAGTGGTGAAATCATCTACCAAGTCTGCAGCACTCACCGATAAAGACCTGACAGATTTAAACACCAAGAGTTCTAGGTAAATCAGCTCAGTTTAACATGCacatcacacaaataaaaaaactgatacATAGATATACTGTTCAAATAGACAGAAAAATGTattggttttatattttatctaattcagtaaaattcatatttatttgtggCTTAAATGTGCAAAATTGTGCATGTATGTCTCACTGCGTATGTTATCTGTTTCTAAAGTGGTTACAAGACTGAGGTCGTTACTGTCAAGTCATCAAAGGACACTGTTGATGGGTGAGTGTTATAGaatatttggtaaaaaaaaaaaaaaatagtctcaGAATTCAATTaatctttgttgttttttattttttgtgtgtgttaaaaTCAAACCTGTATTTCTTTTTAGACCAACCTCACCTGTCAAGACCACCACGAGGTATAACAATCACAACCTTGCCTAAATTACGGactaaactgaacaaaactgagCTAAAGTTTCTTAAcctctaatattttaaattccagcatcaaaacctacacCAAAGGGGATGTTTCACCCACTAAAACAACATCATATTCTGTCAAGTCCACAAAGAGGTCAGAATCTGCTTTAAATGGTCAAATGCTTTTTAGTCATTGCAAGACAAAGAACTTAACTCACTGAGTGCTTTTCTACAGCACTGAAGATCAACTGTTTGATACTCTCATACCAACATCGATCAAGTCAGCCAATACAAAATCTGACAGCAGGTATGTGgcatttgcatatatataaactaaagagctcaaacaaacaacaaactccacaaaatgtaaatgttaagaAAGATTATTTTCATCGCAGTATCGACCTCAGCATGCTGTAAGATTCTACTTCCACAATTGATAATCTAGTATATattgtagaaaaaaattataaataatgtgcttttttttttgtctctaaAGTGACTACAAGACTGAAGTGGTTACAGTGAAGACATCAAAGGAGATCATTGATGTGTGAGTGTCAAAGATTAGCGCTTCTCAACCACAAATGATGAGAGAAAaaatttagtgctgtcaaacgattattcgcgattaatcgcataccaaataaaagtttttgtttacataatatatgtgtgtgtgtgtgtactgtgtatatttattatgtgtatatataaatacacacacatgcatgtatatatttaaaaaatatttattatatgaatataaatatacatatgtaaatattttcaaaatatatactgtgtgagtatgtatatttacataatacatgtaATGGTTGATTTGATGATCATGGTTGATggatgattaatcgtttgacagcactaaaaaaaataatagaaaaaaagacaaatagtCAAATGCAACCATATACTCATGCAAagacaaaattgcaaaaaaaaaaaaaaagggagaaaaaaaaaactcatgtaattttttttttcatattgttaCGATCATAAGCACATTTCTGGGTGTTTTTGGTCTATAAGCTATAGGGATACCTTGTCCCGTCACTACTTAATGTGCAATGTAAAATTGGTGTAATCTGATATTATCCCATAATTCCATTCAATTCATactattttttgtatgtttgtttttaatattgtttgtatATTAACACTGAACCTATAATTCTTTTTGTCTAGGCCAACTTCACCTGTCAAGACCACTACAAGGTACCGTAACCACAGCCTTGCTGACTAACCTGGAAAAAATGTGGTTactaacagtgttggggaaagttacttttaaaagtaatgcattacaatatttcgttacttcctaaaaaagtaactaattatgttacttagttacttttaatggaaagtaatgcataacattacttttgtgttacttttgaaatctggacagggcttgcttgtttttaatataaaaagttctgtttCTCTcgaatattgttcacaaatctgtctagatctgtgttagtgagcacttctcctttgctgagattatccatccacctcacaggtgtggcatatcaaggtgatgattagacagcatgattattgcacaggggtgccttaggctggccataATAAAAGACCACtccaaaatgtgcagttttactgtattgggggggtccagggttatctggtgtgaccaccatttgcctcacgcactgcgacacatctccttcgcatagagttgatcaggttgatCAAGgagtccactcctcttcaatggctatgcagagttgctggatattggcaggaactggaacacactgttgtatacgccgatccagagcatcccaaacatgctcaatgggtgacatgtccggtgagtatgctggccatgcaagaagtTGGATGATTTCAGCTTCCAGGACATGGGGCGGTGctttatcatgctgcaacatgaggtgatggtcgtggatgaatggcacaacaatgggcctcaggatctcgtcacgttATCTGTGCCATCagtaaaatgcacctgtgttcattgtccataacattcgcctgcccataccataaccccaccgccaccatggggcactcgatccacaatgttgacatcagcaaaccgctcacccacacaacgccatacacgctgtctgccatctgccctgtacagtgaaaactgggattcatCCGTGGGATTCATCCTCTCCAATATGCCAGCATTTGCCCGAActgacgaactgcagtcaggtcgagaccctgatgaggatgacgagcatgTAGATGAGCTTctctgagacggtttctgacagtttgtgcagaaattctttggttatgcagaccgattgttgcagcagctgtccgggtggctggtctcagacgatcttgaaggtgaagatgctggatgtggaggtcctgggctggtgtggttacacatggtctgcggttgtgaggccggttggatgtactgccaaattctctgaaacgcctttggagacggcttatggtagagaaatgaacattcaattcacgggcaacagctcttaAAACTTGCTACATCtatggcattgtgctgtgtgataaaactgcgcattttagagtggccttttattgtggccagcctaaggcacacctgtgcaataatcatgctgtctaatcagcatcttgatataccacacctgtgaggtggatggattatctcagcaaaggagaagtgctcactgaCACAGATTttgacagatttgtgaacaatatttgaaagaaataggccttttgtgaaCATAGAAggagtcttagatctttgagttcagctcatgacaaatgggggcaaaaacaaaagtgttacgTTTATAATTGTGGTCAGTATAACAGAGTTTGTATTTCAccgttttaattcattttgatgaagACCAAATCTGTTTTGCAAGTGAaatgagtaaatgcatgttcacatttagtctagaactacagtatcATCATGTTCACACAGTGTACACAATGCCTCTGTACTTCCAATTtttctcaacatggggacaggagactagtcagtcaataaatgggggaaaaaagtaactggcattacttatttgaaaaagtgacTCAGGTAtattcttgtcaattaaaaagtaatgcattactttactagttacttggaaaactggaatctgattacatagcTCACATTACTTATAATGCGTTATCTCCAACACTGATTACTAATGCCTTTTATTAACCTCTTAACCTATTTCATTTACAGCATCAAGACTTACACCAAGGAGGAGGTTTCACCACCTAAAACAACATCCTACAGCACAAAGAGGTGGGCACTTGAAAGATTGTTCACATCACAGTtcttattgcaaaatataatgcattaactTGCATTTAGAGACTAAATCACTGCTCACTGCACTTGTTTTGTGTCTCTAAAGTGACTACAAGACTGAAGTGGTTACTGTGAAGTCTTCAAAGGAGATCATTGATGTGTGAGTGTCACAGATCAGTCTTCGCAACCAATGGTTCATGACCCACAAATGACCTGCGGGTCTGTTTTGACAGTCACAGACAGCAGGGAAAAATGCTAAATAGCAATAGTCCAGGCGACTTACCATATATTCATGCATAAATGGAATAGAAACAACTTTTAAAGTTACTCCATACATTTTGTTGAGTATATttagtaaatgaaaatgattttcatATTCAGCTTAtgtaatgttaattattgttaattgttgtgttaattttttcatatttcaaactttttttgtgtgtgttttttttatgttatatgtatatttacactgaacctgtaatttttttttgtctagacCAACTTCACCTGTCAAGACCACTACAAGGTACCATAACCACAGCCTTGCTGACTAACCAGAACAAATACGCCTGCTGactaacctaaaaaaaaatgtggttacTATTGACTTTTGTTAACCTCTTAAcctattttatttacagcatcAAGACTTACACCAAGGAGGATGTTTCACCACCTAAAACAACATCTTACAGCACTAAGAGGTGGGCTCTTGAAAGATTGTTCACATCACAGTtcttattgcaaaatataatgcattatgcattatataatgtaaaatataatgcattatgcattatataatgtaaaatataatgcattatgcataaaTGCATTAACTTGCATTTAGAGACTAAATCATTGCTCACTGCACTTGTTTTGTGTCTCTAAAGTGACTACAAGACTGAAGTGGTTACTGTGAAGTCTTCAAAGGACATCATTGATGTGTGAGTGTCATAGATCTGTCTTCGCAACCAGTGGTTCATGACCCACGAATGACCTGCGGGTCTGTTTTGACAGTCACAGACGGCAGGGGAAAATGCTAAATAGCAATGGTTATCCCATACATTTTGTTGAGTACATTTGGTAAACAAAAAGATTTTACCATTCAGCTTATATtatgttaatcattttttatattgttggGCCTATACATTTCATATGAATGAatttcagtattttgttttaagtgtgCTATATTTGGTATAATGGATTGTGAACACTTATTGTTGTATGTATATTAATAgtgaacctgtaatttttttgtgtctaGACCAACTTCACCTGTCAAGACCACTACAAGGTACAGTAAGCACAGCTTTGCTGactaaccagaaaaaaatacagttctAGATTGCTGActaacctgaaaaaaatgtgatgacatattttatataacgtCTTAATCTATTTCATTTACAGCATCAAGACCTACACCAAGGAGGATGTTTCACCATCTAAAACAACATCTTACAGCACAAAGAGGTAGGATCGTGAAAGATTAGCAActcaattattgtttttattgcaaaaaatgATACAGTGCAATGAAATGACTTAGAATTTAGAGACTGAATTGTTGCTCACTGAGCTTGTTTTGTGTCTCTAAAGTGACTACAAGACTGAAGTGGTTACTGTGAAGTCTTCAAAGGAGATCACTGATGTGTGAGTGCCATAGATCAGCGCTTCTTAACACATGGGTCACGACCCACAAATGACTTACATGTCTAACATCTGTTGTAATGGTTCACACatgaaaggaaaaacaaaacaatactaaatgcaaataataaaatgctgcTAACCATATAATCATGCATTGATAGAATAGGTAAATTAATGAGCTATATCTTTTGTCAAAAGTCTCAATTGTCTTCCAAATGTTGCAAATGAATCCCTTGTAGAAAAAGTACACTTTAACATACTTGTGAGCGTGAACTgaatgttttcagacacttaattgcatgttaattgcaatttaattaagttatattgtcgtttacatttatattaaatgcaaagaggattaaagtacatatttatatgtcatttcataattctgatgtttttgaaatatggttaGGTGTAATGCTAATTGTACTGACTTTATTTAtgctaaactaaaatatactttatgtaaTTTCCATTGAAACTTCTAtgacatgtacttaagtacttaaatatttaagaaatagcgtttttttttttttgtttgtttgttttttttttt from Labeo rohita strain BAU-BD-2019 chromosome 9, IGBB_LRoh.1.0, whole genome shotgun sequence encodes the following:
- the scel gene encoding sciellin isoform X17 produces the protein MSFTPKGYSKPQTVTSTKSTKPVDDGKKKALLKDNSWIRTNTNEDEKVERDTNFGKAVLSRYRSNENLVSPQDKTSKTESKTTTVTTSGTSVQALSKRFGGSQDKLNETRTTGIKTSVKAEPRKSSTTTTTTTVKDGAKITETTVTTTKQEVVKSSTKSAALTDKDLTDLNTKSSSGYKTEVVTVKSSKDTVDGPTSPVKTTTSIKTYTKGDVSPTKTTSYSVKSTKSTEDQLFDTLIPTSIKSANTKSDSSDYKTEVVTVKTSKEIIDVPTSPVKTTTSIKTYTKEDVSPSKTTSYSTKSDYKTEVVTVKSSKEITDVPTSPVKTTTSIKTYTKEDVSPSKTTTYSVSSTKSTEDQLFDTLIPASIKSASSKTDSSREDVSVSKSIRTVYSTNERDEWSSVTSPSYTRTTYTENRPIDYLSDTLSSQTITTVYTSPERVVSGKDICTVCHKNMYTDEKIVLDDMNINCHASCFRCGVCNASLGHLKAGDSLWVYRRSIHCESCFGVTKGKWMR
- the scel gene encoding sciellin isoform X20; protein product: MSFTPKGYSKPQTVTSTKSTKPVDDGKKKALLKDNSWIRTNTNEDEKVERDTNFGKAVLSRYRSNENLVSPQDKTSKTESKTTTVTTSGTSVQALSKRFGGSQDKLNETRTTGIKTSVKAEPRKSSTTTTTTTVKDGAKITETTVTTTKQEVVKSSTKSAALTDKDLTDLNTKSSSGYKTEVVTVKSSKDTVDGPTSPVKTTTSIKTYTKGDVSPTKTTSYSVKSTKSTEDQLFDTLIPTSIKSANTKSDSSDYKTEVVTVKSSKEIIDVPTSPVKTTTSIKTYTKEDVSPSKTTSYSTKSDYKTEVVTVKSSKEITDVPTSPVKTTTSIKTYTKEDVSPSKTTTYSVSSTKSTEDQLFDTLIPASIKSASSKTDSSREDVSVSKSIRTVYSTNERDEWSSVTSPSYTRTTYTENRPIDYLSDTLSSQTITTVYTSPERVVSGKDICTVCHKNMYTDEKIVLDDMNINCHASCFRCGVCNASLGHLKAGDSLWVYRRSIHCESCFGVTKGKWMR
- the scel gene encoding sciellin isoform X3, which encodes MSFTPKGYSKPQTVTSTKSTKPVDDGKKKALLKDNSWIRTNTNEDEKVERDTNFGKAVLSRYRSNENLVSPQDKTSKTESKTTTVTTSGTSVQALSKRFGGSQDKLNETRTTGIKTSVKAEPRKSSTTTTTTTVKDGAKITETTVTTTKQEVVKSSTKSAALTDKDLTDLNTKSSSGYKTEVVTVKSSKDTVDGPTSPVKTTTSIKTYTKGDVSPTKTTSYSVKSTKSTEDQLFDTLIPTSIKSANTKSDSSDYKTEVVTVKTSKEIIDVPTSPVKTTTSIKTYTKEEVSPPKTTSYSTKSDYKTEVVTVKSSKEIIDVPTSPVKTTTSIKTYTKEDVSPSKTTSYSTKSDYKTEVVTVKSSKEITDVPTSPVKTTTSIKTYTKEDVSPSKTTTYSVSSTKSTEDQLFDTLIPASIKSASSKTDSSREDVSVSKSIRTVYSTNERDEWSSVTSPSYTRTTYTENRPIDYLSDTLSSQTITTVYTSPERVVSGKDICTVCHKNMYTDEKIVLDDMNINCHASCFRCGVCNASLGHLKAGDSLWVYRRSIHCESCFGVTKGKWMR
- the scel gene encoding sciellin isoform X15, with protein sequence MSFTPKGYSKPQTVTSTKSTKPVDDGKKKALLKDNSWIRTNTNEDEKVERDTNFGKAVLSRYRSNENLVSPQDKTSKTESKTTTVTTSGTSVQALSKRFGGSQDKLNETRTTGIKTSVKAEPRKSSTTTTTTTVKDGAKITETTVTTTKQEVVKSSTKSAALTDKDLTDLNTKSSSGYKTEVVTVKSSKDTVDGPTSPVKTTTSIKTYTKGDVSPTKTTSYSVKSTKSTEDQLFDTLIPTSIKSANTKSDSSDYKTEVVTVKTSKEIIDVPTSPVKTTTSIKTYTKEDVSPSKTTSYSTKSDYKTEVVTVKSSKEITDVPTSPVKTTTSIKTYTKEDVSPSKTTTYSVSSTKSTEDQLFDTLIPASIKSASSKTDSSREDVSVSKSIRTVYSTNERDEWSSVTSPSYTRTTYTENRPIDYLSDTLSSQTITTVYTSPERVVSGKDICTVCHKNMYTDEKIVLDDMNINCHASCFRCGVCNASLGHLKAGDSLWVYRRSIHCESCFGVTKGKWMR
- the scel gene encoding sciellin isoform X10; this translates as MSFTPKGYSKPQTVTSTKSTKPVDDGKKKALLKDNSWIRTNTNEDEKVERDTNFGKAVLSRYRSNENLVSPQDKTSKTESKTTTVTTSGTSVQALSKRFGGSQDKLNETRTTGIKTSVKAEPRKSSTTTTTTTVKDGAKITETTVTTTKQEVVKSSTKSAALTDKDLTDLNTKSSSGYKTEVVTVKSSKDTVDGPTSPVKTTTSIKTYTKGDVSPTKTTSYSVKSTKSTEDQLFDTLIPTSIKSANTKSDSSDYKTEVVTVKSSKEIIDVPTSPVKTTTSIKTYTKEDVSPPKTTSYSTKSDYKTEVVTVKSSKDIIDVPTSPVKTTTSIKTYTKEDVSPSKTTSYSTKSDYKTEVVTVKSSKEITDVPTSPVKTTTSIKTYTKEDVSPSKTTTYSVSSTKSTEDQLFDTLIPASIKSASSKTDSSREDVSVSKSIRTVYSTNERDEWSSVTSPSYTRTTYTENRPIDYLSDTLSSQTITTVYTSPERVVSGKDICTVCHKNMYTDEKIVLDDMNINCHASCFRCGVCNASLGHLKAGDSLWVYRRSIHCESCFGVTKGKWMR